Genomic window (Cardiocondyla obscurior isolate alpha-2009 linkage group LG06, Cobs3.1, whole genome shotgun sequence):
GAGTCAGTAAAGCTGAAGCTGCCATGTGCCTCCAGGGCCTCGTTGTCGGTGCCGACATTGTTGAGATGACCTTCCTCCTGAGCTTGAATACCGTTACCGGTCTCGTAGCTGTAGTTGTAAGATCCGTCGGGGTTGGGTCCGTCTAACGCCTGTTTGAGAATAGGAACTGGGGTAGTGTTGTCAACGGGAGCGGCGGCTGCCACTGCCACGAGGGCGCACAAAGCGATTACCTgagaagacaaaaaaaatgtttccttGCTACTCGATATATTTTGACCTTATTTTCGTGTTAAAACAATGAAACTTTTTcctgataaattttatagataaGTACGTAACGGAATATTGAAAAAGCGAGAGTGTCGTCATAATCTGccattattttacgtaattttgcATGCGgtgaaaatagttttataacatttactttaaattacttaaattagTAAAAGCACTTAAATTGCAGTACAAAAATATCGCAGACTTGAGATCACGACTATGAATAGCTTGTGCCACTGCATTACGTAACATCTTTAATTTGCACGAAAACTCGAACTCACCAATGGATTCATGtcggaaataaagaaaagatatattttattttccccaGCTGCCACGCGGAAGCTTCTCATGCACTGACTTAACATCTCGTGCACGTCTTCCGCTTTATATATCCTCCATCCGCACATTCGGGGACCTTCTGGTAATACCTTATTTAGGCTCCCCTCCATCCCCCGAGTCCTCTTGTTCGTTCTCCCACTCGAGAGGATCGTAATATACATCCGAATTTCGCGGATAAGCCAAACGCACGCACACGCTCATTGGTCTTTTCGGAAGGACTTTAAACTTGAAGTCATACGTATACCTAAAACCGCAAAAGGTCGATATCTTAATTTAGCAAAGACGCGAGCGCACCTGCTTTGGATATGAAAGGAATAACCATGGAAAACGTAGTGGTGTGCGTTTAaccgcgaattaattattgcggTTGACAGTCACGAGTTGCCGAACAAGTTATCGATTGCATTTAGTGCTCGATTTGATCATCGCGTATTgttttatctaaaatatttatttctactatgtgttaaattaaaaaaaaaatgcagaaggaaaaagaatctTAATCGCTGTTAAAAGTGAGTAAAGTTacgactaattaaaaaaaaatttttttttttttattaaaaagaatgcaACTGGCTATGACGAACATGTTATTGAGATTcgaattaaaaaggaaaaaaaaaaaagatcgctTCACCTGTGCTAAAGAACAACTTCAGAATATTTAGGTATCCACATATTCATGATATGTTAAAAGCGCGATGAGATatcaattgtaatataaattatcatattCAAATTTGGCTATTGAAGCTATTCTCGACCAATATTCACGATATTTTTCTCGACTAATTTAGTCAACGGACGAACGTTTTCGCGAACCTGTTAAACCAGGCACCGAAAGTACACCCGAGTATCTCACGAATCGGCTTCATCGTCACATGTAAGTGCCGCTAATTTTCTCTCATAAGTAGATACGTTAAATCAAAAACGTAGTGTTTCTGAAAAATTTGAGTAGATCCTTTAAAGTGGGACATTctatataacaaaataaaaaattaaaaaaataaaaataaaataaaaaagaggaaatacCGCACATTATAAAGCTCACACAAATGCGCGAGAAAGTAAATCAACGGAAGATACACAATCTGAAGATAGGAAAACTGGAGATAGCAGGGTGAAATAACAACGAAATGTACGCACGCGAAACGTGCTCAACAGGAGTAATTGTTTGAGAGAAATTATTTGGGAAGGACCGGTTGTGAATTATCTGTTGACACATGTTAACACaccatttctctctctccctttctctctctcccccgcaAGGATTTACAACGCCGACGcgatatcgtaaaattaataatattatttagcgACAGTAACTTTCTGTTTTGAGTAACACTGCCCGCGGGCTACTGCGCGACCTTCGAATACGTGTTAACGTAAGTTCCGTGAGGAGTTATTGAACAGTGTC
Coding sequences:
- the LOC139103234 gene encoding flexible cuticle protein 12-like; translation: MYITILSSGRTNKRTRGMEGSLNKVLPEGPRMCGWRIYKAEDVHEMLSQCMRSFRVAAGENKIYLFFISDMNPLVIALCALVAVAAAAPVDNTTPVPILKQALDGPNPDGSYNYSYETGNGIQAQEEGHLNNVGTDNEALEAHGSFSFTDSDGQTYHVSYIANENGFQPEGAHLPTAPPVPPQIARALQYIAEHPEENEEH